From the genome of Thunnus thynnus chromosome 1, fThuThy2.1, whole genome shotgun sequence, one region includes:
- the LOC137180337 gene encoding interleukin-18 receptor accessory protein-like isoform X2 has product MLVASKGGKIPCPGLNCYSTDVSWYKGNNTLCRSRLCSMENGELIFAKVSYHDTGVYFCDRLITEQGVTWTFRRAVNVTSIPRENATYRPSIAHPADNMTEVVQLGQPHNLTCEVYFPFEIKFLPEVQWYVNYSGSMENMTLLHMQSQQQNRVSFEEYVVIQTAIINEVTPLHLNHRYTCIARNTVNTISATVKLKTEVKWPSLVGYPIASLLLVAGLGIILRVKWLEVQVIYKSHFQRGKLDGDEKEFDVFLSYVLSPPSAEVEGGLTLSSPSRPDSDVKECLSSLDPLNTEEGNTHRALEVLLPQVLEDRWGYRLCLLERDVLPGGAYTNDVVHAIQRSKMLICLLSDDYLSNSNAVFVLESGVQALLHNSALKLLLIWTNRTSKSLVQPDPPLPSVVQRALKVLPSLDWTSGKPASATSNFWRSLKKAMPNHRVKLVSLMQNQ; this is encoded by the exons ATGCTGGTTGCGAGTAAAGGTGGCAAGATTCCCTGCCCAGGTCTCAACTGTTACAGCACAGACGTCAGCTGGTACAAG GGTAACAACACTCTGTGTAGGAGTAGACTCTGCAGTATGGAGAACGGCGAGTTAATTTTCGCCAAAGTCAGTTACCATGACACAGGTGTATATTTCTGTGATAGACTGATAACTGAGCAAGGAGTCACGTGGACTTTCAGGAGGGCTGTTAATGTCACAAGCATAC CACGTGAGAACGCAACATACCGTCCAAGTATTGCGCATCCTGCTGACAACATGACAGAAGTAGTGCAGCTTG GCCAGCCTCACAATCTGACATGTGAGGTATATTTTCCTTTTGAGATAAAGTTTTTGCCGGAGGTGCAGTGGTACGTGAATTACAGTGGCAGCATGGAGAATATGACTCTACTACACATGCAGAGCCAACA ACAGAACAGAGTGTCATTTGAAGAGTATGTGGTCATACAGACAGCCATCATAAATGAGGTGACTCCACTACACTTGAACCACAGATATACCTGTATCGCAAGGAATACTGTCAACACCATAAGTGCCACTGTCAAGCTCAAAACTGAAG TAAAATGGCCATCACTGGTTGGCTATCCTATTGCGTCTTTGCTGCTGGTAGCTGGGTTGGGAATCATTTTGCGTGTGAAATGGCTGGAAGTACAAGTAATCTACAAATCCCATTTTCAACGCGGAAAACTCGATGGAG ATGAGAAAGagtttgatgtgtttctgtcatatGTGCTGAGTCCTCCATCAGCAGAAGTGGAGGGAGGTTTGACCCTTTCCTCCCCATCAAGACCTGACAGTGATGTGAAAG AATGTCTGTCCAGCCTGGACCCGCTAAACACAGAGGAGGGGAACACCCATAGGGCACTAGAGGTGCTACTCCCCCAAGTGTTAGAGGACCGGTGGGGGTATCGCCTCTGTCTGCTGGAGAGGGATGTGCTTCCTGGAGGAG CATATACAAATGATGTGGTCCACGCAATACAGAGAAGCAAAATGCTCATTTGTCTCCTGTCAGATGACTACCTCTCCAACAGCAATGCTGTGTTTGTACTGGAATCAGGAGTTCAG GCTTTGCTGCATAACTCTGCCCTCAAACTCCTGCTAATATGGACCAACAGAACTTCAAAATCCCTCGTCCAGCCAGACCCGCCGCTGCCTTCAGTGGTCCAAAGGGCCTTGAAGGTGCTACCCAGTCTGGACTGGACCTCAGGCAAGCCTGCAAGTGCAACCAGCAACTTCTGGAGATCACTGAAAAAGGCCATGCCCAATCACAGAGTAAAGCTGGTTTCACTCATGCAGAACCAATGA